CTGTGCTGAACGAGGACCGATTCTTGAACCGAAGTACGTCATGCCCCTAACGCAGTCGGCTGGTCGACAAACTCGCGTAGCATGAGCTTTGACGATACCGGCGATGCGGGCGTCAAAGCGCGGCTCGTCAACTTGAtcagcgccgtgcgggTCCTCCTCCGAAGTACGTCTCCCCCACTGACAAAGTCCCCCTCATCGCTGTGAATATCATTGTAATTTTCTACGAGTTGATCCTAGGGTAGATAGCATGCAATTCCTGCGCTGCTGAGCATCTATTTTTGCCTGCCACCTTTGGGCGTATTTTGCCCATCC
The Malassezia japonica chromosome 2, complete sequence genome window above contains:
- a CDS encoding uncharacterized protein (EggNog:ENOG503P6U8; COG:S; SECRETED:SignalP(1-17)), translating into MLGLGTIFYTALLLVNAIAVLNEDRFLNRIGWSTNSRSMSFDDTGDAGVKARLVNLISAVRVLLRR